A single genomic interval of Aphidius gifuensis isolate YNYX2018 linkage group LG6, ASM1490517v1, whole genome shotgun sequence harbors:
- the LOC122858671 gene encoding uncharacterized protein LOC122858671 isoform X2 — protein sequence MSMASIETMGSIKDEPEEKFINRNLISLKFLLFLFFGGIGCIYPFLPLHMTSVGLSLDEIRTISIISPLVSIIGPLLASTIADKLASYKYNKSKSSTGRYLRIMIGITCLLSGLSYFLLTLVPVVERIELPKEYKPTLKFSCDNNGAMIYQQRINIFSTCYNWTSDSKICSVLLNNCQYKCHSISNNNNNKFSSLTSSKFDIDDDEFGVVPIENEIKQEDIEWRTKSTVNNKSKRSNLNDNYEPPHLCFTNNDNTHCQVYTIDSGNININATFKQAINTKYKNEMCKYPIDENIHCRIPELLKNSKKKLNQTCKIECDMFDPFIEPNNYWLKENQCHQIAGDPIMTFWMYAIIRTISDIFPMTIITLLDSAVVIATRETSCGRGDIGRQFVFGTIGFSLFGSLSGYLNLILPTSYDTNYLIPIIMHSLLMIIASIVALTSNNMPLSPPEWWWHTTSGMLAVPMSAVKRYGTETFALFIILIILGTFWSTMDTYLPIYLSYIDDSSLTIGVVLTIGTLPCLLFLWKSENFVDYIGHSNLFIIAFTMYIIRFTGLSILNDPWLIIITELFELFTLGIMWITSILYLRHLIPRQFTVTAQAIPVVAHFCIGRSIGAFIGGYLKNSNYDDVDNAKFVYQIMAIAAAIIACIYFVIYHCFLKPKCHAQNITHSRTTPSIIQGTNGNGSYTPLRVYHNGMGKKGQFRY from the exons atgtcAATGGCATCAATCGAAACAATGGGTTCCATCAAGGATGAACCAGaagaaaaattcatcaacagaaatttaatatcattaaaatttcttttgtttttattttttggtg gTATTGGTTGTATTTATCCATTTTTACCACTTCACATGACATCAGTTGGTCTTTCACTTGATGAAATACGCACAATATCAATAATCTCACCACTTGTCTCAATCATTGGACCTCTTCTAGCATCAACAATTGCTGATAAATTAGCAAGCTACAAATATAACaaatcaaaatcatcaactGGACGTTATTTACGTATTATGATTGGCATAACTTGTCTATTATCTGGTCTATcttattttctattaacaCTTGTACCAGTTGTTGAAAGAATTGAACTACCAAAAGAATATAAaccaacattaaaattttcatgtgataataatggtgcaatgatttatcaacaacgtataaatatattttcaacatgtTACAATTGGACAAGTGACAGTAAAATATGCtcagtattattaaataattgtcaatataAATGTCATTCAATtagtaacaataataataataaattttcatcattaacatcGTCAAAgtttgatattgatgatgatgaatttggtGTTGTaccaattgaaaatgaaataaaacaagaagacATTGAGTGGCGAACAAAATCaacagtaaataataaatcaaaaagaagtaatttaaatgataattatgaacCACCACATTTGTGTTttacaaataatgataatacacATTGTCAAGTATACACAATTGATTCtggtaatattaatattaatgcaaCATTTAAACAAgcaattaatacaaaatataaaaatgaaatgtgTAAATAtccaattgatgaaaatatacatTGTCGTATAccagaattattaaaaaatagtaaaaaaaaattaaatcaaacatGTAAAATTGAATGTGATATGTTTGATCCATTTATTGAGCCAAATAATTATTGGCTTAAGGAAAATCAATGTCATCAAATTGCTGGTGATCCAATAATGACATTTTGGATGTATGCAATAATACGTACAATATCTGATATATTtccaatgacaataataacatTACTTGATTCAGCTGTTGTCATTGCAACACGTGAAACATCATGTGGTCGTGGTGACATTGGTAGACAATTTGTATTTGGTACAATTGGTTTTTCACTGTTTGGAAGTTTATCTGGTTACTTGAATCTCATATTGCCAACATCATatgatacaaattatttaataccaataataatgcatagtttattgatgattatagCATCAATTGTTGCATTAACATCAAATAACATGCCACTAAGTCCACCAGAATGGTGGTGGCATACAACATCTGGTATGCTTGCTGTACCAATGAGTGCTGTTAAACGTTATGGTACTGAAACATTTGCTCTATTTATTATCCTCATAATACTTGGTACATTTTGGAGTACAATGGACACATATTTaccaatttatttatcctaTATTGATGATAGCTCATTGACTATTGGTGTTGTATTGACAATTGGTACTTTACcatgtttattatttctatgGAAATctgaaaattttgttgattatattGGAcacagtaatttatttatcattgcatTTACAATGTATATTATACGTTTTACTGGTTTGAGTATATTAAATGATCCTtggttgattattattactgaATTATTTGAACTTTTTACACTTGGTATCATGTGGATAACATCAATATTGTATTTACGACATCTTATACCAAGACAATTTACTGTAACAGCACAAGCAATACCAGTTGTTGCACATTTTTGTATTGGAAGATCAATTGGTGCATTTATTGGAggatacttgaaaaattcaaactatgatgatgttgataatgctaaatttgtttatcaaattatgGCTATTGCTGCTGCTATTATtgcttgtatttattttgttatttatcattgttttctTAAGCCAAAATGTCATGCACAAAATATTACACATTCAAGAACAACACCGTCAATTATACaag gtACAAATGGAAATGGCAGCTATACACCATTGAGAGTATATCACAATGGAATGGGAAAAAAAGGACAatttagatattaa
- the LOC122858671 gene encoding uncharacterized protein LOC122858671 isoform X1 — MSMASIETMGSIKDEPEEKFINRNLISLKFLLFLFFGGIGCIYPFLPLHMTSVGLSLDEIRTISIISPLVSIIGPLLASTIADKLASYKYNKSKSSTGRYLRIMIGITCLLSGLSYFLLTLVPVVERIELPKEYKPTLKFSCDNNGAMIYQQRINIFSTCYNWTSDSKICSVLLNNCQYKCHSISNNNNNKFSSLTSSKFDIDDDEFGVVPIENEIKQEDIEWRTKSTVNNKSKRSNLNDNYEPPHLCFTNNDNTHCQVYTIDSGNININATFKQAINTKYKNEMCKYPIDENIHCRIPELLKNSKKKLNQTCKIECDMFDPFIEPNNYWLKENQCHQIAGDPIMTFWMYAIIRTISDIFPMTIITLLDSAVVIATRETSCGRGDIGRQFVFGTIGFSLFGSLSGYLNLILPTSYDTNYLIPIIMHSLLMIIASIVALTSNNMPLSPPEWWWHTTSGMLAVPMSAVKRYGTETFALFIILIILGTFWSTMDTYLPIYLSYIDDSSLTIGVVLTIGTLPCLLFLWKSENFVDYIGHSNLFIIAFTMYIIRFTGLSILNDPWLIIITELFELFTLGIMWITSILYLRHLIPRQFTVTAQAIPVVAHFCIGRSIGAFIGGYLKNSNYDDVDNAKFVYQIMAIAAAIIACIYFVIYHCFLKPKCHAQNITHSRTTPSIIQGIFLLINFTFFSFFFLLIINFLFIKGTNGNGSYTPLRVYHNGMGKKGQFRY, encoded by the exons atgtcAATGGCATCAATCGAAACAATGGGTTCCATCAAGGATGAACCAGaagaaaaattcatcaacagaaatttaatatcattaaaatttcttttgtttttattttttggtg gTATTGGTTGTATTTATCCATTTTTACCACTTCACATGACATCAGTTGGTCTTTCACTTGATGAAATACGCACAATATCAATAATCTCACCACTTGTCTCAATCATTGGACCTCTTCTAGCATCAACAATTGCTGATAAATTAGCAAGCTACAAATATAACaaatcaaaatcatcaactGGACGTTATTTACGTATTATGATTGGCATAACTTGTCTATTATCTGGTCTATcttattttctattaacaCTTGTACCAGTTGTTGAAAGAATTGAACTACCAAAAGAATATAAaccaacattaaaattttcatgtgataataatggtgcaatgatttatcaacaacgtataaatatattttcaacatgtTACAATTGGACAAGTGACAGTAAAATATGCtcagtattattaaataattgtcaatataAATGTCATTCAATtagtaacaataataataataaattttcatcattaacatcGTCAAAgtttgatattgatgatgatgaatttggtGTTGTaccaattgaaaatgaaataaaacaagaagacATTGAGTGGCGAACAAAATCaacagtaaataataaatcaaaaagaagtaatttaaatgataattatgaacCACCACATTTGTGTTttacaaataatgataatacacATTGTCAAGTATACACAATTGATTCtggtaatattaatattaatgcaaCATTTAAACAAgcaattaatacaaaatataaaaatgaaatgtgTAAATAtccaattgatgaaaatatacatTGTCGTATAccagaattattaaaaaatagtaaaaaaaaattaaatcaaacatGTAAAATTGAATGTGATATGTTTGATCCATTTATTGAGCCAAATAATTATTGGCTTAAGGAAAATCAATGTCATCAAATTGCTGGTGATCCAATAATGACATTTTGGATGTATGCAATAATACGTACAATATCTGATATATTtccaatgacaataataacatTACTTGATTCAGCTGTTGTCATTGCAACACGTGAAACATCATGTGGTCGTGGTGACATTGGTAGACAATTTGTATTTGGTACAATTGGTTTTTCACTGTTTGGAAGTTTATCTGGTTACTTGAATCTCATATTGCCAACATCATatgatacaaattatttaataccaataataatgcatagtttattgatgattatagCATCAATTGTTGCATTAACATCAAATAACATGCCACTAAGTCCACCAGAATGGTGGTGGCATACAACATCTGGTATGCTTGCTGTACCAATGAGTGCTGTTAAACGTTATGGTACTGAAACATTTGCTCTATTTATTATCCTCATAATACTTGGTACATTTTGGAGTACAATGGACACATATTTaccaatttatttatcctaTATTGATGATAGCTCATTGACTATTGGTGTTGTATTGACAATTGGTACTTTACcatgtttattatttctatgGAAATctgaaaattttgttgattatattGGAcacagtaatttatttatcattgcatTTACAATGTATATTATACGTTTTACTGGTTTGAGTATATTAAATGATCCTtggttgattattattactgaATTATTTGAACTTTTTACACTTGGTATCATGTGGATAACATCAATATTGTATTTACGACATCTTATACCAAGACAATTTACTGTAACAGCACAAGCAATACCAGTTGTTGCACATTTTTGTATTGGAAGATCAATTGGTGCATTTATTGGAggatacttgaaaaattcaaactatgatgatgttgataatgctaaatttgtttatcaaattatgGCTATTGCTGCTGCTATTATtgcttgtatttattttgttatttatcattgttttctTAAGCCAAAATGTCATGCACAAAATATTACACATTCAAGAACAACACCGTCAATTATACaaggtatttttttactaattaattttacttttttttcttttttttttttgttaattataaattttttatttattaaaggtACAAATGGAAATGGCAGCTATACACCATTGAGAGTATATCACAATGGAATGGGAAAAAAAGGACAatttagatattaa